Within the Arachis duranensis cultivar V14167 chromosome 10, aradu.V14167.gnm2.J7QH, whole genome shotgun sequence genome, the region agGTTTCACTGTCGGCCATGAGGAACTATAATGGAAAAGAGaatcatttaaattgagaatggAGGGATGGATATTTGGCCAATAAAAAGGGAGTTTTGAGAGACTTTTAGCAAACTTTCTAAAATGTTCTAATTAGATATAcagttaaaattaaatattctaaTTATTCTCAATATATAGTTGaatatatgtttaaaatataacGATAGTGtatattaaagtattaaatatttgaatCCATTACGTGTATATTCTTCCTTTGGTTGCATATAAATCTGTTATTAATGTTTAATACTTAATATTCTAGatttaaatcatatttttaatttattcagttataaatattgaaagaaaatttttatataaattttgtttgtttatttagttGGAGCTTATTGGTACTGGGTGTAGAAagtgaataataaaatttttttctttttgaaaaaatagggAACAACTATGCATGCTTCTGTAGGTGAGGATCTGATATCTGTGTTTGAGTCATTGATATCGGAAGGAACTGTGTATGTTTTTACATACTTTGGAGTTAACAACAACTGTGAGTTGTATTGCACAACATCGCATCAATTTCGGTTATTTTTTCAAGATAGAACTACTGTCTTACCCTCTTTCTGTGATGCAATACCGTTATATGGTATTAAGTTGGTCCCTTTTAGGAAAATTATGGGATACTCTCCTCATCATCCTTTTTTGGTTGGTAAGTGTATAATTTATGGCAAGTACAcaagttgatttttttttaattatgacaaAATATCACTAAAAGGTGTGATTTGGGCACATTTTTCTGtttgatatttatttaagaCGTTGCTGGAGTTATGGCCGGCGTAGAGGGTGAGAGGAAATACATGAACGATGGCAAACTTATTAACATGATGGTCATTTATATTGAGAATGACGGGGCATTTTTTCCAACAATCCTTACTCACcacttaatatatttaaataaataatcttttattttctaaataattTGCATTTCTATACAGTTTACAGCTTAATATTGTTGTTCTTGGAGAGATGGTGGACCGGATCAAGGATTTTCTAGCATCGAGCGATCAACAACTGCCAATAGTTATTCTTCAATTTGCAAGAGTAAAAAATGCTGGAGGTACGTGAGTATTTGATTACTATCAAATGATTATATTCTTATTGTAACTATTTCTACTAATTATTGAGATGCAAAATGGGTGGCTCATGAAAGGTTATCAATAGAAGGAAGGTTATGCCATCAATATTTTCATATAGTAAAAACAGTTGAGATACGtagagatttttttaaatatcattggaaattctcttttttgtttttaatttctaaaatttaattggTTGAAGTGATACaaactattattatataaaattggataaatgAGGTATCAgcagtttttttttcttcattgatTGTAAATCCTATGTTGAATTACTCGagaattaattaatcaatatataattttaaactatatttcTGTTACTAtataatactttttattattttatatttgcattaaatattttttttatatgtcattgctaaaataaaaagttttaataattaattaggttCACGGTAggttatagttatttttttaaatctaagTACACTTTTGGTTACCTTCCATTCGATAATTCTTCTGTCATGTATAATTGTACAACTCATTTAAACAATGATTGTTATATATAGGTACCAATATTGTGCAGAACATTATGTATGGTACTGGACTCTTGATAAATCCAGATATTCCTGAGGCTTTGATGCTTCGAAAAAGGTATTGTAACAATATTGTGAATTATTTATGGTTGTGCATATTGACTGTATTTTTGTGGCATCGTGATTGATAAGTAGTGTGTACTATAGAGAGATCTCGCAGTACCTGTCTGTGGTTTCTGGCAAACCAGCATATCTTGATGAAGATGAAGTTTTATATTCCATTGGGAGGAAGATAATAAAGGAGTTACGTGCTGCTGCGGATGTGAGTGCTTTATATAAAACTACTTTTTTTCgtttggttaattttttttaaaactttcaaaatgttcctatataggttGGATTCTATGTTGTTCGGGCCACTGTTCTTGATGTTAAACCCGTTCCAAGTTGGTGGTATAAATCATGTGTTTGCAGCGTGAAGGCAGAAGCTAATGCAGATGAATACTTCTGCGATGGCTGTAATAGGGACGTGAATAATGTGGTTGACAGGTATTACTCTAATTAGATTTATTTGTGCAATCTTTTCATAAAAATGCAATATAGTTAACTAATTGATTAtgttgatttttaatgatttagcAATATCTGGCTTAatactaatatttattaaaaacaaaaactgctTTGGTTGATGGAAATCTGGTTTagccacaaaaaaaaaagctggCAAACAAAGATAGAGTGCACAGAAAAAAATTCATGTACCTACAACACTTTTATACCAAAGTCTCCTTTGCTAGACTAAAATCTAGAAAACtgataaatctaaaaaaaattgtgtttgagCATCTAAATTATGTTGaatatcatttttatgattttgttgtAACTAAAGGGTGATAGGCCAGGTGTTAATTGatgtttttgaattaaaaaaaaaggtataAGTTGAATTTGTTGGTTTTTGATGGTACTAGTACAACGAACTTTGTTGTGTTCGATAAGGAGGTTGCAGCACTATTCGGACGAACCTGTACTGAGATGGTGAAAGAGTTGAATGTACGTGAAACCAATTTCGTTGAACACGTTATGATTGTCAATAagatatgtttatttatttagaacAATATAAATGTAAAATTTTTGGTGTAGGAAAAGGGGAAAGCAAGCAAAGATCCTACTGGTTTTAATGAGTTTTTCCTTGATAAGGAGTTTCTGTTCAAGGTCGAAGTAGAAACTACTGGATGGTGCGATTCTTATGATGTATCGGTAATACATTCTGATTCTACCAATTTACCGAGGTGGAGGGATACTCAAGGCCCGGTAAAATCTGGTGTACCCCGTGCTGGTCCTATTAACCCTATGCATGTatgatttcttctttttttttgttgatttttagaCTATGTATATTAAGGCTTAATTTGCCAAATATGAGatgttgtttatttatttttttattgtttttttatgtaGCCTCGAGGTGAAGATGGATGTTCTGTTTGTGATGAGTCACCTGATCCAATCGTGAAAAATTTGTCTGTTATTAAAAGACCTGTTGTGAGGGTATTCATTTAGTCTTCACTTATATGGcctcttttatattttggaatttattttttggttaaaatcttaattatacttttttgttttattttgtttgaagcGTCTGTTGGATGAGTTCAACATATCTGGTGCTCCTTCCATTAAAAAGTAGCTGCTGTGAAACATGTTTTAAAGGTTTGGTGGAGTCTTGGCTATGACTATTGTTTATTGAGAGAATAGATactattcaaattttaaaatattttaaattaaataattgttgttttgttttatttaattatctatGTTTTTTAGGACATGCCTCAGCGACTTTACTCctcaagttattattatttgcgTGGGGATCAATAATCGTATTTTAAAGAAGATACAATAATTTAAGCTTCTTggtgttgttttttttttaatgttcatCATGGATTCCTAAATATCAGTACACTTAACACTTTTTTtcttccaattttataatttagtatTAACTCGAAGGATAGCGATTTTACCGACTTCTAAATCTAATTAATAGAGTCacttatttattatatgctattttcaacttattcttaatgaaaaattttttatgaaaattaaaataatgaaataaaaagatTTCATTATcgattttaagaataataaaatttcaatattcGATTATATTCTCATGTAGCATTATTTTAAGATTCTAATATtgaactattaattttatattaggtGACTTATGTTTAATTCTcttgatttttaataaaattaattaaataaattatataattttgtgaaattattctaattatattattacttaaaatttttttttctctgttgATAAaaactctcttctttctcctgGTAACACACAGTTAGCTGATGTGGGAGGGTTGCTGCAGTTGTCTCTACTTTGACAATAGTGACCTTCCACTCTCCCTCCTCCCCCCTTTAAGATCAAGATTtagagaaaaattttaattcatgaAGTTGTTTAGAGATcagaaaaatatttagaaattgGAGTGGTTCACGAAAAAGATGGCACAAGTTTTAAGCAATCATGACATGGGACCGATATATATTAATCATATTCTAAATTCTTCAACCTAAACTCAAAATCCgcaaataaaaattagtatatggattttttcgaaataaaataataagagtaaTAAAAAGtgcttttaatttattattagttaatcaTTGAACgttaaattatcaaataaaaaatattattaaatgagAGTAATTCCTGAATGAGAGTGATTGTTAGGGTGTTGGTGTTGTATGCTGCTGTGACTCATTAAAGtatgttatattatatttatgacTCCGTAAATAGAAACTTTTTATTTCgttcaaaaaagaaaactattgatttaaaataatataatatctttGATTCTTTCCAACAATTTATAACATATACACATTAATATTTTAGCCCAGCCCAAAATACAATAGCTCTATATAAGAACTCTACAATTACATATAATCTTTCATATTcaatatttgattattagatatttttttgaaggTGTTACTGTTGCACATTGCACCACATCTTTATgtaagttttatttatttttttcatttcagataaattttttaagtgttGATTAGTCTTCTATTGATTagtgttttcattttattttgttcaacttctttacaattttattttttttattattcacatGTTATAAACTTATTAGTTtagtaattgaaaataaataatatttatataattgttaaatctttgaaaaaaataagactaTTATACACTCTCTAAAAATATTGTTACTACACAATACACTATGTTTTATGTAAGTTTTATATGTTTTATGTAAGTTTCATATGAAGTTGTTTAGagattagaaaaatatttaaaaattggaGTAGTTCACGAAAAAGATGGCACAAATTTTAAGCAATCATGACATGGACCGATATATATTAATCATATTCTAAATTCTTCAACCTAAACTCAAAATCCgcaaataaaaattagtatatggattttttcgaaataaaataataagagtaaTAAAAAGtgcttttaatttattattagttaatcaTTGAACgttaaattatcaaataaaaatattattaaatgagAGTAATTCCTGAATGAGAGTGATTGTTAGGGTGTTGGTGTTGTATGCTGCTGTGACTCATTAAAGtatgttatattatatttatgacTCCGTAAATAGAAACTTTTTATTTCgttcaaaaaagaaaactattgatttaaaataatataatatctttGATTCTTTCCAACAAATTATAACATATACACATTAATATTTTAGCCCAGCCCAAAATACAATAGCTCTATATAAGAACTCTACAATTACATATAATCTTTCATATTcaatatttgattattagatattttttgaaGGTGTTACTGTTGCACATTGCACCACATCTTTATgtaagttttatttatttttttcatttcagataaattttttaaatgttgaTTAGTCTTCTATTGATTagtgttttcattttattttgttcaacttctttacaattttattttttttactgttcACATGTTACAAACTTATTAGCTTAGtaattgaaaagaattaatataatatagcttaattgttaaatatttgaaaaaaataagactaTTATACACTCTCTAAAAATATTGTTACTACACAATACACTATGTTTTATGTAAGTTTCATATGTTTTATGTaagtttcattttattttatcaaataggTTAAAGTTTGTTAATTTggatactaatttttattattcacttaatgtaattatccaaaaaaattattttattatttataaaataaatttaaaaattacataTTACGGAAAACATGTAGTACCACCttttaaaagtatattattattattattattattattattattgttattattattattattattattgaagcatACCACaaagttgtatttaatttttaatatgtaatctaatttttaagatttaaattttaaatgactaAAATTATTCTATGTTGAATATTTTGTCtctaactaatttttttgttatacgttgattaaaaaatgtgatttattGATCActtctaaattcaaatttaaaatttgtcgTGCAGGAgtgtatatttttaattaattatttgataatatatgatataaaaattagtttgcTTAATATTAAAATGGGTATATATATACCCattttaattagattattaatttGTGAATTAAAAGTCActgttaatatatttttacatatttaaaaattaagttttttatttttttaagtaaaaattgATACCTCataaattaatcaataaataatCAGTATTGTAAGTTAAtggatatttaaaatttaacttcaaaataagtattaaaatttgaaaatttgtatTTGTAGTTCATTGTTGTGGAAGAAGTACATTGTAGATAAGGGACTTGACAACGATAATGTATCACACTCTAATCACACAATCGAAGGTTGCAAGGTTAAGACGAAAGATAATTTTGGCAAGAAAACGAAAAAGACTTGATGATAATGAGTTTGCTTTCTTTTGTGCTTCTGGTAAGTGTTCTTCTAaaacttctttaatttctattttttatgggAATTACAGTTTAAACTATTATCGTTGTTGAGAATATTAGCGAAGTAGTTTGTactatacataattttttaaatattttagtttagtatgtactatacataattttttaaatattctaatTTAGTAATTGAAAAACTGTAAATAACTATttgtctttataatttttttaaattcatattttataagCTACTATACAATCTTCAAATCTTCATATACTATTtaggttaattaattatttaatattatttaaaatatactctatcataatttaatataatatactatttaTCCTAAATTAATACATAAAACTCTATACTtgggaaaatataaaatttgatgcTTTTGAGTATATCTATTTAACTCgatttaaataaattgaaattttaaaattatatttaaatttaaagttttatttgttatttaaattgaattgtatttatttttaactgaTGACtggttatattttgaataatatgATATGAATACTCAttgatttagtttaataatttaaaaaataattcaataaaactaaaccaatacaaaaaaaaatttttaactacGAAAGTATACTACTaaagttatataaaatcaaatacgAGATTAGTTAATcgaataattattatttgtgtttcatttattttttttgacttAACAATGTCGAAGAACAACAATAATACAAATTTTGACGTACATAAAAATGTGCATCATATTACTACAAGTCAAAGAACAGTGTGTCGAGAAACTGGTACCTCATCTAATATTCTCAGTTTACAATTCAGTGAGGATAAAGGTGACATTTTTTCACTGTAATTGACTCatatttatctaaatttaatttatatcggtttaatgacaaaaattttctatatatttCTCATTACTCATTCATAGAGAAGCAACTATCTATGCATGGTATACACTGTGCCTCGCATGGAATTTTTGGACAGAAAAATACTCCTCCTAATTA harbors:
- the LOC127742950 gene encoding uncharacterized protein LOC127742950, which gives rise to MSSSSLGAHPPSDSSCCSQSSCRRRLGVIISKGTTMHASVGEDLISVFESLISEGTVYVFTYFGVNNNCELYCTTSHQFRLFFQDRTTVLPSFCDAIPLYGIKLVPFRKIMGYSPHHPFLVDVAGVMAGVEGERKYMNDGKLINMMFTA
- the LOC110276556 gene encoding uncharacterized protein LOC110276556, whose product is MVDRIKDFLASSDQQLPIVILQFARVKNAGGTNIVQNIMYGTGLLINPDIPEALMLRKREISQYLSVVSGKPAYLDEDEVLYSIGRKIIKELRAAADVGFYVVRATVLDVKPVPSWWYKSCVCSVKAEANADEYFCDGCNRDVNNVVDRYYSN